The Erpetoichthys calabaricus chromosome 16, fErpCal1.3, whole genome shotgun sequence sequence ttcaataaagaaaacagaaaaatatacaagccaagtaacacattaaaattccttacaagaaaatgaaatgataacTTCGTATTTTTCAAGCTGatattttttcttcacaatcaCAGTATATAACAATTTGCCACTTGAAattgtgtcttttttattttaaacataccttgtctgttcttgcagtttacaGTGGGGCTGTAGGGTCCAAAGGTGAAAGAAACAACTTAACAAATacatgggtaactgatgttctaaactatttgaaattggaataaaattaaattctcactttaaggattttttatatatatatatatatatatatatatatatatatatacttgtgcTTCTGGTAGATGTTCTAATATAATGCTACATTTCCAAATATGATTGCAAGCCATTTGGGTGCCTGGGAAAGTAAAGCAGCCTCAAAAGCATGATGCCCTCCTTCACTATGTTTCAAAGCTAGAACGAGATTGTGGATGGCATGGGTCTTTAGAAAGCCTTCTGTGACCATTTTCAGCTTAAACAGTCTTATTATGTTTCATCTGAGGTCCTTCAAAATCTGTTTTGGTCATTCATGACATGAGACACTTCATCAAATCTCTGCTGTGAAGTCCAAGACACTTAAACTGTTGCAATTGTTATCATGGCAGGAAATCATAAATCCAaacttaaatgttatttaattgattcaaaTGCCTGACCCCAATTATACTCTCTTACACATTCCTGTTAAcattaatttttaacaatatgttcaTGCCTACCTGATTTATACAGCATTATTTGAACATATCCTGTCACTGTTGAACACTTTGGTATTTCGGGGGGGACAGGGTTGGGGATGTAGGAGGTATAAATAAAATGACCTttagtatattatatttatacctATTTCCAAAggttttcaaaacagtttttacATCCAAATAGctaaaactataaaatgtaatCCTTACGAATCTTGCGATCAAGTCGGCCTGGACGTAAAAGTGCAGGATCCAAAGTATCAGGTCGATTAGTTGCCATGATCATTTTCACTCTGTGAAGGGTATCAAAACCATCCATCTGGTTCAGCAACTGAACAGTTAtttatgagaaaagaaaaaaaattattaaattaagaaTAATGCCATACACGGTAAATATGCACAAAGAGTCTTCTTCCACAACCTTAATATAACTTTGGTGGCAAAGGAGGGAAAGAGACAGAATAGCAAATAACCTACCTCCATCAGAGTCCGCTGTATCTCTCTGTCAGCTGAAGTACCTTCAGAAAAGCGCCGACCACCTAAGATGAATTGAATTATTAGCAGACACAATTATAGGTAAATAAAAGAAACTATCAAATTTATTAGACATGATACTAGAGTATCCTTCATAAAACGTTGTCAAATTAAAGCACCTGAAGATATGGAGACAAGTAAATTattataacagaaaaaaacagggtaaacaatttaaaaatgtaaattattttatatattgtacatataacTGGTGCTGAACAATATAGGTAAAATTTCATATTGCTAATGATTTCAGTACaatgtaagttttaaaaatatcaagCATAACTAACAAGCAATTATATCTTGATATAATAGCGAGATAAGTTCTGTTCAGTGTCTGCATTTTGCCTCTGCTCTGAATCTGAAACACCACCATGTTTGATATtaattttttcagaaaaaaaaaaaccttccttTTCAGGTCTATTCATTCTTTTCAACTAATTATTGACTTACACTATGTATTCTTAACAGGCACTCTGTTCTGGTTCTAAATGTGATCAAGGTAAGTGTACATTAGATAGGTTTTGCATTGCTTCATATGTTGCAGCAAATATCTTAAGTCTCTGAATAACAGTTACTGTTAAAATAGCATACACTCTTTACATCAATTGTACCAATGGGACATTTTGCTTCAACACAGTTACCCCATGGTATCACTTTGTGGAATGTGATTTATTCTCACTGTTTGAAATCTACAGACTAAAACAATGGTAAATTCTACATCAGGTTTAGGGCAACCTGTATATGTCTGTTCTTCAAATATGCTCCTTTATCTAGCAGCagtataacaatatattattttcctgtACAATTCCAGAcatctcactcccagataaacagacatcagctgtgtgtattttgtgtcggacttcagctgccttggtgAGGGATGGGATATCAGGCTACCTGCCTGCGAccgactgacacatttgcaaaacaaagacaatatTGGTACGCAGTGATGAGGACGTGTAagtaaaattaaggtggcccggcattacgaaTATTTTCACAAGCTTCTGGGATTCTAGTATTCAAAAACCTAACTGAAGCATCCCTATTCCAGTACAGTGGAGAATCAAAGctaacacataaaaaacaaattcacaataTGTGTCATGATGATATTGCACTTATTCATATCCAGATTCTTATTTTGGACGTGGTTAATGCAAGTCCTAAtacacataatgacaaaatgaaatatattttaaatagttaGTCAAGCtacaattttataataaaacattatcaatactatatattatattaatgttaaactttcttacCAATTGCATCAATTTCatccataaaaataatacatgGTTGGTGATCTCTTGCATAGTTAAACATTTCTCTGATCAGCCGTGCACTTTCTCCAATGTATTTAtcaacaatggaactggacacgACCTATTTGTAGAAATTACATATGCAAAAACCTAGATTTAATTATCTTTACATGTAAAATATTccataacaaattttaaaataaaatgttatgggTAATTTTATAAACAATGACCTTTATGCTGACACAGCATTACATGTTACCTCGTCAACTAAAGGAGAACCATCTCCAAATGTAGTGCGCTAGATGCCACAATATTAAAAGTTCTAAACATACTGACAGCTTAGAGAATGATCTGAGTAAATTTTAGTGTTTTGACAATACACTAActagtagaaagaaaaaaaaaacaacttgtaaTTAAGGGTGAACAGtcacatttttctacttttaatagcaaaaagtattcttccttctgggagctttgaaaaaaaatcatgccgTGAAGGTTGTATAAAATTTGGATTACCTCAAACCTGTCTTTTATGTTATTGTGATTTCTCAAGTGATCAGGCTGTGTCTTGAGACATGAAGTAGCTGCTTAATAAGAACAGGGGCATAACACTACCCTGATTGCAAACCTCTTTTGAACATTATGCAACAAAAAATGCACAAGGCATGTACTGTCCATTATCATTAAATCAGCTCTAGCAACACAGcacgcatgcacgcacacacaccctaAAAAAGATGTCGAGAATGAACCTTATTATGTCATGTTTTTAGAAAAACGTTCATATTTCACAACATGAGTGAAAATAAGAATAGACCTTTACATAAATCCTCCAGCTACAGTTCAACTgtaaacacattttataaattttgacACTGTTTTCAAGAATTGCTGGAAGCAATAAATTGGGTTGTCTAAGAACTAAAATAGTACTTTTACCTTTAAGAAATTGCAGTCTAATTGACTAGCCACAGCTCTGGCTAGCAGTGTTTTCCCcgtaccttaaaaaaaaaaaagtaataataattgcaTTCAGTATATTGAATTTTCTGCATCTTAAATTCAGCTAATAACAGAACTCCAGAACTTTGAACACtaacaaaacatacagtatatcctctatttgtttttctttagataGCTACTCATTTTAGGATGTTTAAAAAACGTATATGTTAACACTTTACGTTGGCTAGATTCACACTATTTTACTGAAATGCTATTTTAGTACAATCCAGCCATTACGGTTGTATCACTTCAGTTTAGACACACTGAAGGAAATGCATATAAAACAGATCTAATATTTTTCCATAAACATGCTAAACCTGGAAACACTCCCAAAttgacaaaattatattttagaaaGATACCACCTGAAGAGTCTAAGGCAAATGTGGCAAAGTAACAGAAAAATGCAATACCACCTTCAATAGGGATCACATTATTGACTGTAAAAAAGATTTGTGTGTTGTCTTTGATTACTTTTGTCATTGTCAATATTTCTCAATTTGCAAACAAGGAAGCATCTGAACTGCTACgctttcaagaagtatttctcCATTATTATAACTGAAGCCTTACCTACTGTAAAACATTACCAGGTATTTGAGGACTCATTTTATTCAGTaaacttattatttttaaatgtaacattatttgGAACTGcaacagatttttaatttttttttttttttttttgcagtttctgatAACCATCATGAACTTCTCCACTCTGGTTTAAATGTTGAGGGTTACAATAGGAACACAGGGAGCTAGGCTGAACCAACTTTTCTGTCCCTAGCAACTTCCTCCATACCTGCCTGGGAAAATATCCAGACATTCACAGAACAGTCATAAAAACAGCCAATTTGCAAATATCAGacaaaaacatacttcatattatGCAAAAATAACATTATGATGTACCACAATTCTGGATGCCAAAGttgtgcaaacatttctaaaaattacaGAAACAAGGACACTGTAAATTAATTCTGAATATACAGGCCTGATGGCAGAAACAGGAAAATGAGATGATGCAGTTCAAACTAAGCCTTAGCCTTACAATAAATGTTTAGTTTGGAATTAAAACTAACTGCCCTCATTCTCCACAAAGTGGGTTATTCATCACTGTCTTAACGgactttaatatatattaaatatattgacACCAATATATTTCTGAGATGCTAGTTTTATACTTCTAATCACTAACACACCAGAAAAAATCTGCTGCAAATCAAATTAGTCCTCAGCCTTTTTCAACTCTGTTCCTTCTTTGTACTGCaaagaaatacaaaagtaaatgtaCACACACATTACCTGGAGGACCATAGAGCAAACATCCTTTTGGAGGAATTATTCCTACACGTTGGAAAAGCTCTGGGTTTGTTAGAGGAAGCTCAATAACCTGCAATGAAGAATagttattcagatttttttttgtttaaatgctaaACAGAACCAAGATTCTTGACTTCTCTGAAATGCAAATCTGAATGATCAGAATGTTGCCCCAAATGGgattattttaatattgaagTATAACAAAGTCTTATCTAATATAACATGTTCAAATCAGAGTTCCAGGTGTTACTCTTCAGTCTGTAGGTAAAATATGTGCTGTGGTCACTCTCAGATTACATGAACTAGATTGCCATCTCGAGACAAAACATCTAAATAAGAAGTAAATTTATTACTTGGATTATGTCATTGACAACAGGTGTATTAAgagtttttaatcattttttaatgatTATAGTTTTAAATGTGTCAACGTCTTTGGGTAAATACTTCAAAAGAAATCTAATACTGAGTTGATGATTAAATCACAAGCGTTTATGACTTTTTTTATGtaagaaacattttattgattcaCCTCTGTCAGATATCAATGttactttctatttttttcatccaATTAAAGTTCTTTGTTTATCTAGTACTTTCATAAGAAAACACCAGCagtaaaaagtatatatatgcATTAAGACAAATCAAGTTGCATGTGTATTAGGCTTATTTATAAAGTATGtggactgtaaaataaaattgaaaataacaattatttactaaataaacaaaaataatgggcAAAACATGTCCAACAATGTAAAGGCACTTGCCAAGAGAAAATTTAATTGTACATAAATTTGATTTATGCAAAATAGAGAACCAGGAGTAGAGTGATATAacctttacttttacatttactatactctattacaaaaaagattaaccttaaaacatttaaatatttttgaatctaagattataaagatttttttttttaactcaattgTCAATAAATCAAAAGTCACATGCATCTAATGTTCCATGTAATAGGTTATTGTTTTGCAAGTAATGGAGCACCTCTCTCAGTTCTCTAATCTGCTCTGACAATCCTCCAATCTCGGAGTATGAAACACTGCCAGGGTCTTCATGAGACATATTGTAGACTAGTGGATCTACTTCTCTAGGCAaatacctaaaagaaagaaaatagtgaAATAGTTATGTATAGTACACAAATCTTTTCTTATTTAACTTAAACCAAAAGGCACATTGTAAATGTTCATTAATGCATTTGTACATCTCCAATGTAGAAAATAACACAGACTTGGTGGAGAAAACCTCATTTTTCaaggttttatttattgcatGATGCTGGAAATGTAAATACTGGATATGTCCATTTTCCCTGTCACGTCATTGGAAGCTTCTGTAACATTTTCTCTTTGGGGATAAATAAAGGATTTTCTATCTATTTAGTGGAGTTACTTGTCGATCCTATTTCAGTCATTAGCAGGTTTAAAGATAATGAACAAAAGAGATgcattaaataaagtgcacataAAGAGCTACACTCTATGACCAAAAAAATCAAatggtttttattttactaatttaatttttttttaaatagtaattgGCATTTTGCACAGTTTTTATCAATGATACTAGATTTTACTTGAGCCCACcgagttatattatatataactaaAATCATGTAAAACCCAGCTCTTTAAAGCACAAAGGCAGCAACAGAAAACAACACTTTCAGCATTAACATCAGATGAATACAACATTGACAAGCTAGGCAGATGCATACAAGAATAATCACTTGGTGAAattagttttaaatgaaaatttacttGTAAAAGAAACTTAATacacagaaaatttaaaacatCCATTTATACTTACTACTACACACATGTTTTGAATTATAAACAATTAACTTTCAGCTGCATATATGGCACAGTGTACAAATTTCATAGGTACTTTAAAGAGGAGAAAGAGATCTTTCatacacataaaaaaacattaagaatattaaataGCATATGTACCTCATTATTGTCAAAGTTGTCATATCCAGGGCCACTCTGGTGCCAGGTTTCAGCTTTGACTTGTCAAgctgtaaaatgaaaacacatcaaTAGCAATcaacatttaaacaaatgcaaTGAAGGAAAATGTTGCTAATTCACACAGAAGGGCCAGATTTGGAAACCAGTGCCGTGTAGCTCTAAGGAAGTAAAAGTCTACATcacccaataaaaaaaaaaaatgttcagaccATCTTCCACAAGAACACTTCTAATTGGTACATGttgttttcttaaaatgtttatttctactTGGATTACACAAAACAGCTCTGATAAAAGTTATCTAAAGTGACATCTATTCTATAATCAACTCATACAAAATCTCTGAAGAATATAATGACCCACATGTGCAAAATGCAGACAATGTTAACAATACATAAACCAGTTTACCTGTCGACGACAGCCAACAACATAACGAGGACCATTTGTTGCTTTAACAATAACTAGAGAGAAAAAGGAAGGTAAAAAAGGGAATTATCTGACCAAtaacaacaaagtaaaacttaTAGCACAATATGTCACAGTAATCcaagaaaaacaaatctgaaatatGTTCTTACACTTTTCCTCTGTCAGTTGCTTCAAAACCTCTCcaacaatctgaaaaaaaaaaaaaaaacattatcacATGAAGAAACTTTACAAAACCATGTTTTTCCTAAACAAACTGAAGGGGGGGGGGTAAAATTAAGTTTTTCAAATGCTGTAGTTCACAAAGTTGTGTTCTGCACATGATTgtataaacattaatttaaaggtttgatttttttaaattatgctagacagataaacatttttgtatgaaataaaaactgCATCTACTGTAAAATACCATGTGTAAAAAGCTGTTTTTGTTTGAAGTACATAAACCTGTTTTGTTAAATTCCAAAATTCTAAAAGACCACATAAGTCCTTCATATTGTGTTCTGAATTAACTTTGCTTTTCTTGTCTAAAATGGGTTTAAGCAGTTTCATTTACTGAAAATTCAAACAAGATCCATAGCATACCATATAAAgttgtaaatattatataatatagaaGTAATTGCACTGATCCAGTCTCTAAACTTATTTATTCTTTATGATGGCATATTGCAGGATTTATCAAGAtttgatacaaataaaaattttactgtACTGCTTACACATGACATGACAATACTACCACTACGGCACCATATGGCATCGTCACAATGGTTTCAAAGCGGGAACCAAATCATAACACCACTCAGCTGCACTGATTCTAATGACGCAATaccgcatgtctttgggatgatgCAGAAATGGAAATTAAATGAGCAGGATGACAGAATGAACTAGCTggctgcatatactgtacatgtgtgtagGGAATATCTCAAAATACTTTCAATGCACATTGGTTACTGCAATACAAAATTGTAATGCAGTGAACAAATGACTTAAGTACAGATTGCAACTGCTTTTTATTCTGGTAATAAATACTTGAATGTTTttcctatataaaagaaaatacaaaacaaaaccattaagacatccttcttttaaaacaagacaaatatacataaacactCTTGCTAATTTTATAAAGCATCTTTCTAGCACCATCTCAGGTACATGATGAAGTTTTAATATTACTGTAACAGGATCTCTGGCAGGTGATGTAACTTGTTCAGCAACCCACAGACTGAACCGAGACCTTGTACTACAAAACCACACCActtgttttttctgttaaaaagaagcattttttttaactgaacatATTAAATAGTTCTTTGGGTTTCTCTTACCTGCCCAACACTTTGTAAAGCTTTCAGgtcattttctgatttttcataCTGTTTTGTCAGCTCTTTCAACTGTTCTCTCactaaaagaaacaaattaagaTACAAAAGTTGCACACAAATGGGTCTATTTGGAAAATGATTAGCAAGATCCTTaatgttcaatttaaaaatatcGATTTCTTTTCTACATAATGAAATTCCAAACTGAGTTATTAAATACAAACCATCACCTGGGTCTTGTGGCCATTTAATTTATAGATTAGAGATGAAAGAGTATATTATTGACTAAATCTAGACATTGATTAATTtagaaatattattaaaagacaGTACgttaacaatgataataattattaaatgtgTGTGAAATTGTGCATTTTATCAATGTATTTAAGTGACATTTTCTTTGCTGTGTACAATAACCATCACTTTACTAATACTGCTGTTTAATACTATACTGATTATATCATCCTGCAGATGGGATCACAGCCTGTGGACAAACACTGACAGTCTAATAACAGCTTCTTCCCATTGGCAGTCATGCGTCTGAACGCAATATTACCCTACTGTCCCCGTGTCCGTCCCGTTATCATAGTCTCTTATTCAATTACTCATCTGTTCTGCATTCCTTGTCCATTGTACATATCATATCGTCACTGATTGTTCTTTGTCTTTATGATGGAAAACGTAATTTTCCACCATTGTATAAAGTACCATGGTATGTGTGttgatggtatgacaataaagcccacTTGACTATACTAGTATACTATACCAttcaatattttacaaatgttataTTACTCACGAATAAGTAAGCAAATTTTGAGAACACCATTACATTTGATCCTTTAAAATCAAGTATGAAAAGACGACCTGCATGGCAGCATCCTGCACTCCACAAGTTGTTGACGGAGATATAAATGCCCTGTTACAACATTATGGGGATGCAATGACTGACAACAACTCAAGAAATATGTCAGCGAAAGTTCAAAGTGAATCCAATAACCTGGTAACTTTACATTATGAAAGTCGTCGTTTTTTGATATCTCGGTGTTTTCGAGCAAAAATGAATAGAAGAACGACAattaaatgcaaagaataatACAGTCTGGTCGATATTTTGCTAAACGTATTAGATGTACTTCACTTTTGGtacattttttctccattttggcTGACCAGTAAGAAAACTGTTTAAAGTTGCATCTTGCTCAGGTCCAAATTAAACGGCTCGGCCTACTGTTCTCGCAGTTACAGTGCTAAACGCGTTAGCCTTACAGACACACTACGGGTGTTACACTGCATCTTATTTGTTTATTCTGGTTCAGTTTTCCACCAGGACAATTCGACATGCGAACGAGCGACAATAAAAAACACAAGACTAGGCAGACTTCATAGACACCGGCTGAATGACAAAGCGACTTGATCTTGACAGCGATTTACGTAAGTAACAGTCAGCATCAATTAGTTGTGATTCATCAGCCGagtttcagaaagcttttgaaaCCAAGCGATCGGAAAACATACACTCTTTGAGCCTCCCGTCAATCTCCTTATGCTCCAGCAACTTTTTCCTGTAGTCCTGTAAAGCTTTTTCtcgggggtcagccatgatgcacAACTCAGCTCACGCGCGCCCTACGAATTCTGGGATAGAACTCATCGCTACGTCAGTGTTGACGACAATGCCATAGAGTTTTCCGAGGTGGCAAGAAAAGCCGCGATATTCACAGTGAGGAACTCGCCATATTTCTCAAGTTTTTGTCCaaaacagtggttcccaaactcggtcctgggatcgcctgtggctgcaagtttttgttctaaTCAGATT is a genomic window containing:
- the psmc6 gene encoding 26S proteasome regulatory subunit 10B; its protein translation is MADPREKALQDYRKKLLEHKEIDGRLKELREQLKELTKQYEKSENDLKALQSVGQIVGEVLKQLTEEKFIVKATNGPRYVVGCRRQLDKSKLKPGTRVALDMTTLTIMRYLPREVDPLVYNMSHEDPGSVSYSEIGGLSEQIRELREVIELPLTNPELFQRVGIIPPKGCLLYGPPGTGKTLLARAVASQLDCNFLKVVSSSIVDKYIGESARLIREMFNYARDHQPCIIFMDEIDAIGGRRFSEGTSADREIQRTLMELLNQMDGFDTLHRVKMIMATNRPDTLDPALLRPGRLDRKIHIELPNEQARLDILKIHSGPITKHGEIDYEAIVKLSDGFNGADLRNVCTEAGMFAIRADHEYVTQEDFMKAVRKVADSKKLESKLDYKPV